In Hymenobacter sublimis, a single genomic region encodes these proteins:
- a CDS encoding glycoside hydrolase family 2 protein yields the protein MISRNRIKALTAAVLLLATTFGSRPLLAQATLLQNAPGRKVLSLNGSWNYIIDPYENGFYDYRREAFDQSKTGKGGYYDNQKPSSRQETELIEYDFDKSAALQVPGDWNSQDPKLLYYEGTIWYKKSFTLTPKAGKRYFLYFGAINYESHIYLNGKKLGKHQGGFTPIQYDITSQLSPSGDNFVVVKADNTRRPDAVPTINTDWWNYGGITRDVFIAETPTTFITDYKVQLAKNEPGTLTGYVQLSGEGKAGQSVTLSIAEAGLRHTLKTDAEGRATFRLPARKLKVWSPQSPKLYAVSVSSGADVVQDRIGFRTIETRGQDILLNGKSVYLRGISMHDENPLIPGRARGEGDLRMLLTWAKELGCNYVRLAHYPHNETMLKLADEMGLLVWTEVPVYWTIAWENPATYQNAEAQLSDLISVGKNRASVAVWSVGNETPPGEARLRFMTSLVRKARALDDTRLLAAALELHRDGFKVTVDDPLGAELDLTSFNEYMGWYVGGKPSEITQYTFNIKYNKPVIISEFGGDALAGYHADADTRWSEEYQEALYQNQLKMLSTIRGLRGMTPWILADFRATRRQHPVYQNGFNRKGLISSTGVKKKAFYVLQTYYRQMAQQYDGK from the coding sequence ATGATTTCACGAAACCGGATAAAGGCCCTGACGGCGGCGGTTCTGCTGCTAGCCACCACCTTCGGCAGCCGGCCGCTGCTGGCCCAGGCTACATTGCTGCAGAACGCGCCGGGGCGGAAAGTACTAAGCCTGAACGGTAGCTGGAACTACATCATCGACCCCTACGAAAATGGCTTCTACGACTACCGCCGCGAGGCCTTCGACCAGTCGAAAACCGGCAAGGGCGGCTACTACGACAACCAGAAGCCCAGCTCCCGCCAGGAAACCGAGCTAATTGAGTACGACTTCGATAAATCGGCGGCTCTGCAAGTGCCCGGCGACTGGAACTCCCAGGACCCCAAGCTGCTCTATTACGAGGGCACCATCTGGTACAAGAAGAGCTTTACCCTAACACCTAAAGCCGGAAAGCGCTACTTTTTGTATTTCGGGGCTATTAACTACGAGTCGCATATTTACTTGAACGGCAAGAAGCTGGGCAAGCATCAGGGCGGCTTTACCCCGATTCAGTATGACATCACCAGCCAGCTCAGTCCCAGCGGCGACAACTTCGTGGTAGTGAAAGCCGACAACACCCGCCGCCCCGACGCCGTGCCCACCATCAACACTGACTGGTGGAACTACGGCGGCATTACCCGCGACGTGTTCATTGCCGAAACGCCTACCACCTTTATCACCGACTACAAGGTACAGCTAGCCAAAAATGAGCCGGGCACCCTAACGGGCTACGTGCAGCTCAGCGGTGAAGGCAAGGCCGGCCAGTCGGTGACGCTCAGCATTGCCGAAGCGGGCCTTCGGCACACCCTAAAAACGGACGCTGAGGGCCGCGCCACCTTCCGGCTGCCGGCCCGGAAGCTGAAGGTATGGTCGCCGCAGAGCCCCAAACTGTACGCGGTGAGTGTAAGCAGCGGCGCCGATGTAGTGCAGGACCGAATTGGCTTCCGCACGATTGAAACCCGCGGGCAGGACATTCTGCTTAACGGCAAGAGCGTGTACCTGCGCGGCATTTCCATGCACGACGAAAACCCGCTGATTCCGGGCCGGGCCCGGGGCGAGGGCGACCTGCGCATGCTGCTGACCTGGGCCAAGGAGCTAGGCTGCAACTACGTGCGCCTGGCCCACTACCCTCACAACGAAACCATGCTCAAGCTAGCCGACGAAATGGGGTTGCTGGTGTGGACCGAAGTGCCGGTGTACTGGACCATAGCCTGGGAAAATCCCGCTACCTATCAAAACGCTGAAGCCCAGCTTTCCGACCTAATTTCGGTGGGAAAGAACCGCGCTAGTGTGGCAGTATGGTCGGTGGGCAACGAGACCCCGCCCGGCGAGGCGCGCCTCAGGTTCATGACCAGCCTAGTGCGCAAAGCTCGCGCCCTGGATGATACCCGCCTGCTTGCCGCCGCCCTGGAGCTGCACCGCGACGGGTTCAAGGTGACCGTGGACGACCCACTGGGCGCCGAGCTGGACCTGACCAGTTTCAATGAGTACATGGGCTGGTACGTGGGCGGTAAGCCGAGCGAAATCACCCAGTACACCTTCAACATCAAATACAACAAGCCAGTTATCATCAGTGAGTTTGGCGGCGACGCCCTGGCCGGCTACCACGCCGACGCCGATACCCGCTGGAGCGAGGAATATCAGGAGGCGCTCTACCAAAACCAGCTCAAGATGCTCAGCACCATCCGAGGCCTGCGCGGCATGACGCCCTGGATTCTGGCCGACTTTCGGGCTACCCGCCGCCAGCACCCGGTGTACCAGAACGGCTTCAACCGCAAGGGCCTAATATCTAGCACCGGCGTCAAGAAAAAAGCTTTCTACGTGCTCCAAACCTACTACCGCCAGATGGCCCAGCAGTACGACGGCAAGTAA
- a CDS encoding LysR substrate-binding domain-containing protein has product MPDFRLRVFQSVARHLSFTKAAQELYISQPAITKHIRELEQSYGQRLFERRGNRVSLTPAGTLLLAHADAVAQLHQELTEQLHNLHGEAAGRLRLGASTTLTQYVLPGILPGFQKRYPQVELTLLNGNSEQIAEAILSGQLDLGFVEGRAKNRDLHYEPLLADELVAVRRTTPAGPPPEPMPLLEALTHPLVLRERGSGTLEVLEFALREQKIKLTDLRVAFYFDNTEAIKSYLEAAPEALGFVSRRALTRELAAGLLEIVPVQHLQLPRNFEALWVQGQPLSRPAERFLRYAQRQYNL; this is encoded by the coding sequence ATGCCCGACTTTCGTTTGCGCGTTTTTCAGTCCGTTGCCCGCCACCTGAGCTTCACCAAGGCGGCCCAGGAACTCTACATCAGTCAGCCTGCCATTACCAAGCACATCCGGGAGCTGGAGCAGAGCTACGGGCAGCGCCTGTTTGAGCGCCGCGGCAACCGCGTCAGCCTCACGCCAGCCGGCACCTTGCTGCTGGCCCACGCCGATGCCGTAGCCCAGCTTCACCAGGAGCTAACCGAGCAACTGCACAATCTGCACGGCGAAGCGGCGGGGCGTTTGCGCCTGGGGGCCAGCACTACCCTTACGCAGTACGTGCTACCTGGTATCCTACCCGGCTTCCAGAAGCGCTACCCCCAAGTGGAGCTAACCCTACTGAACGGCAACTCCGAGCAGATTGCCGAGGCCATCCTCAGCGGGCAGCTTGACCTGGGCTTCGTGGAGGGCCGCGCCAAAAACCGCGACCTGCACTACGAGCCCCTGCTGGCCGACGAGCTGGTAGCCGTGCGCCGCACCACGCCCGCCGGTCCGCCACCCGAGCCGATGCCCTTGCTCGAAGCGCTAACTCATCCGTTGGTGCTGCGCGAGCGGGGCTCCGGTACGCTGGAGGTGCTAGAGTTTGCCCTGCGGGAGCAGAAAATCAAGCTTACTGACTTGCGGGTGGCGTTCTACTTCGATAATACCGAAGCCATTAAGTCCTACCTCGAAGCGGCTCCCGAGGCCCTGGGTTTCGTTTCCCGCCGGGCCCTAACGCGGGAGTTAGCCGCGGGCCTACTGGAGATTGTGCCGGTGCAGCACCTGCAGTTGCCCCGCAACTTCGAGGCCCTGTGGGTGCAGGGGCAGCCCTTGTCTCGCCCGGCGGAACGATTCCTGCGCTACGCCCAGCGTCAGTATAACCTATAG
- a CDS encoding MFS transporter, protein MTHLVLRESTGLRYFTFFYLYVMQGIPAGFGLTAIVNYLTGRGLDATTVASFSAAIGLPWTLQFVWGPLIDKYQESVIGQRKQWVVLTQLVAALASLVLLLVRDPAAQLKLTMLAFVVHSVFASIQDASVDAIAIAVVPEAERGRANAFMRGGFLLGSALGAAGLSWMLHRYGFFSAALAQSVVLLALTVLTFFIRLERTDQLLPRFGSLPATARRNADNPPVGWLFRELYRAITEPRTLRLFGVIAVTYLCFGAFGWAYSYHLIHELHWADSDVSILQGSWGSAATLCLIVAGGILADRIGAARLQRRVMLVLGLFLLVFCSLSFLWHYEPVATLGLLVWNMADPSLSVAALPLLMALCRPRIEGSQFTTYMALVNLCGVSGSLLTGWALHIMSAPVLGLVCAVVVLGLWLLQRREGRTTAAAPAEAVAAAQ, encoded by the coding sequence GTGACCCACCTTGTCCTGCGCGAGAGTACCGGCCTGCGGTACTTCACTTTCTTCTACCTGTATGTAATGCAGGGCATTCCGGCGGGCTTCGGGCTAACGGCCATCGTCAACTACCTGACCGGGCGCGGGCTAGATGCAACAACGGTCGCTTCTTTCTCGGCGGCCATTGGGCTACCCTGGACCCTGCAGTTCGTGTGGGGGCCACTCATTGACAAGTACCAGGAATCAGTGATTGGGCAGCGCAAGCAGTGGGTAGTCCTCACGCAGTTGGTGGCGGCGCTGGCCTCCCTGGTGCTGCTGCTGGTCCGCGACCCGGCTGCCCAGCTTAAGCTGACGATGCTGGCCTTTGTGGTGCACAGCGTGTTTGCTTCCATTCAGGATGCCAGCGTCGATGCTATTGCCATTGCCGTGGTGCCCGAGGCGGAGCGGGGCCGGGCTAATGCCTTCATGCGCGGGGGCTTCTTGCTGGGCTCGGCGCTGGGGGCCGCTGGTTTGTCGTGGATGCTGCACCGCTACGGCTTTTTCTCGGCGGCGCTGGCGCAGTCGGTAGTCTTGCTGGCCCTGACGGTACTCACGTTTTTCATCCGCCTGGAGCGCACCGATCAGCTGCTGCCGCGCTTTGGGTCGCTGCCCGCTACCGCCCGCCGCAACGCCGATAACCCGCCGGTGGGCTGGCTGTTTCGGGAGCTATACCGCGCCATTACCGAGCCTCGCACCTTGCGCCTGTTTGGTGTCATTGCGGTTACTTACCTGTGCTTCGGCGCGTTTGGCTGGGCCTATTCCTACCACCTGATTCATGAGCTGCACTGGGCCGATAGTGACGTTTCTATTCTGCAGGGTAGCTGGGGGAGTGCCGCTACTTTGTGCCTGATAGTGGCCGGCGGCATCCTGGCCGACCGAATTGGGGCGGCGCGGCTACAGCGCCGAGTCATGCTGGTGCTGGGCTTGTTCCTGCTAGTTTTCTGCAGCCTAAGCTTCCTGTGGCACTATGAGCCGGTAGCTACCCTAGGCTTGCTCGTCTGGAACATGGCCGACCCCAGCCTGAGCGTAGCGGCGCTACCGCTACTCATGGCCCTGTGTCGGCCCCGCATCGAAGGCTCCCAATTCACTACCTACATGGCCCTAGTGAACCTGTGCGGGGTAAGCGGCTCCCTCCTGACGGGCTGGGCGCTACACATAATGTCGGCGCCGGTATTGGGGCTGGTGTGCGCGGTAGTAGTGCTTGGCCTATGGTTGCTGCAGCGCCGGGAAGGACGGACTACGGCGGCGGCTCCAGCAGAAGCCGTAGCCGCTGCGCAGTAA
- a CDS encoding SHOCT domain-containing protein translates to MEKDPSPLDTLRQLKEWLDAGTITPQEFETLKKKLLFSESAGVTASSAAPPAAPAPPTTPAPPVVPMTPVPPAPPVATPAPSVAPPTPPATFSQAVPMTPVGGPPPASTASTGGSPVEDPLLPPVTTSRPLHAAYVAEPPTPPTTTPGLSHPLEAGRPGSSPTRDDAFMPPAAAVGESELVEDEPYVAPPKSPLGTILIVGGILALLALVAYLMLGNQDSERLTSTTLTAADSLATRPEEGPQSEQIDLPPAAAPETVRVAPVAPPVTTPAPDSVAQPATAPTEATAPPAAPAVDEGAAQARIEGVLQNYYADLQAAPFSAAAYFAPRVERFYLQQNTTPALITAELEKSHFPEFLEGQTTIEPGSLKVSPPVNDGSRVVTFIEKSSALRQSLQKRQQTTAQVRVRFDKNFKIVYLRQERLLENTFSE, encoded by the coding sequence ATGGAAAAAGACCCTTCTCCCCTCGACACCCTGCGCCAGCTAAAGGAGTGGCTCGATGCGGGTACCATTACGCCCCAGGAGTTCGAAACCCTGAAAAAGAAGCTGCTGTTCAGTGAATCGGCGGGTGTTACTGCCAGCTCGGCAGCCCCACCTGCCGCGCCTGCTCCGCCCACTACCCCCGCCCCCCCGGTGGTACCCATGACGCCGGTGCCGCCCGCGCCTCCGGTTGCTACCCCGGCTCCTTCGGTAGCGCCGCCTACCCCGCCCGCTACGTTTAGCCAAGCCGTGCCCATGACGCCGGTAGGGGGCCCGCCGCCCGCCTCAACAGCCAGTACGGGTGGCAGCCCCGTGGAAGATCCGCTGCTGCCCCCCGTTACGACCTCACGGCCTTTGCACGCTGCCTACGTAGCGGAGCCGCCCACGCCCCCCACTACTACTCCCGGCCTGTCGCACCCTCTCGAAGCCGGCCGACCCGGTTCTTCTCCTACCCGCGACGACGCGTTTATGCCTCCGGCCGCGGCAGTAGGAGAGAGCGAGCTAGTGGAGGATGAGCCGTACGTTGCGCCGCCCAAAAGTCCGCTCGGCACCATCCTGATTGTGGGCGGAATCTTGGCCCTTCTGGCTTTGGTTGCCTACCTAATGTTGGGCAATCAGGATTCGGAGCGCCTAACCAGCACCACCCTAACCGCCGCCGATTCGTTAGCAACTCGGCCGGAAGAAGGCCCCCAATCGGAGCAGATTGACTTGCCGCCCGCTGCCGCACCTGAAACTGTCCGGGTGGCTCCCGTAGCTCCGCCCGTAACTACTCCCGCCCCCGATTCGGTAGCGCAACCGGCAACTGCCCCCACCGAGGCGACGGCCCCGCCCGCCGCCCCCGCCGTGGACGAAGGTGCAGCCCAGGCGCGGATTGAAGGCGTGCTGCAGAATTACTACGCCGATTTGCAGGCGGCGCCTTTCTCGGCAGCAGCCTACTTCGCGCCGCGGGTAGAGCGTTTCTATCTGCAGCAAAACACAACCCCCGCTCTCATTACGGCCGAGCTGGAAAAATCGCACTTTCCGGAGTTTCTGGAGGGGCAAACGACCATTGAGCCCGGCAGCCTAAAGGTGAGCCCACCCGTTAACGATGGCTCCCGGGTAGTGACTTTTATTGAAAAAAGCTCAGCCCTGCGCCAGTCGCTGCAGAAGCGCCAGCAAACCACGGCGCAAGTGCGGGTGCGCTTCGATAAGAACTTCAAAATCGTTTATCTGCGTCAGGAGCGGCTGCTGGAGAATACGTTTAGCGAGTAG
- a CDS encoding YeiH family protein, with product MKTTPPIAAPPALVDAPEPHPQAAKVRTPVSMPLPPAPSVVQDKTRPVGVARAVFGLLLVFCLTPWASPPLALILGLVLAQTVGNPFLAQTRKLTPTLLQYSVIGLGFGMNAHAAVQAGQEGVLFTVASIAGTLVLGYALGRWLGLGRHVTHLISCGTAICGGSAIAAVGPVLKAKEEEMSVALATVFVLNALALFAFPAIGHALAMTQNQFGLWCAIAIHDTSSVVGAATAYGDQALQVATTVKLARALWIIPVSVGTALLFKQKGVKIKVPYFILGFIGATLLNTYFPLLQADGALRAVGPVLVQLAKMGLTITLFFIGAGLSIQAVKAVGAKPFVLGAALWLCISAASLYVILHR from the coding sequence GTGAAAACCACCCCACCCATTGCCGCTCCTCCCGCGCTGGTAGATGCGCCCGAGCCCCATCCCCAGGCCGCCAAAGTGCGCACTCCGGTGAGTATGCCTTTGCCTCCCGCACCTAGCGTAGTTCAAGATAAAACCCGGCCGGTGGGGGTAGCCCGCGCGGTATTTGGGCTGCTGCTCGTCTTCTGCCTGACGCCCTGGGCCTCGCCGCCCCTGGCCCTGATCCTGGGGTTAGTGCTGGCCCAAACGGTAGGAAACCCCTTTCTGGCGCAAACTCGCAAGCTTACCCCCACACTGCTGCAGTACTCAGTTATCGGGTTGGGCTTCGGCATGAACGCCCACGCGGCGGTGCAGGCCGGGCAAGAAGGTGTGCTGTTCACGGTGGCCTCCATTGCTGGTACGCTGGTACTGGGCTACGCATTGGGGCGCTGGCTGGGGCTAGGCCGCCACGTAACACACCTAATTTCTTGCGGCACTGCCATTTGCGGAGGCTCCGCTATTGCGGCGGTGGGCCCGGTGTTGAAGGCCAAAGAGGAAGAAATGTCGGTGGCGTTGGCTACGGTATTCGTGCTCAACGCCCTGGCTTTGTTTGCCTTCCCGGCCATCGGTCATGCCCTGGCCATGACCCAAAACCAGTTCGGCCTCTGGTGCGCCATTGCCATCCACGATACCAGCTCCGTGGTGGGCGCCGCCACCGCCTACGGCGACCAAGCCCTGCAGGTGGCTACTACCGTGAAGCTGGCCCGCGCCCTCTGGATTATTCCCGTGTCCGTCGGTACGGCATTGCTGTTCAAGCAGAAGGGCGTCAAAATCAAAGTGCCCTACTTTATTCTGGGATTCATTGGGGCCACGCTGCTCAACACCTACTTCCCCCTGCTGCAAGCCGATGGAGCCTTGCGTGCCGTTGGGCCAGTGCTGGTACAACTTGCTAAAATGGGCCTGACGATTACCTTGTTTTTTATCGGGGCCGGCCTCTCCATACAAGCCGTAAAAGCGGTGGGGGCTAAACCTTTCGTGCTCGGCGCGGCGCTCTGGCTGTGCATTTCAGCGGCCTCGCTCTACGTGATTCTGCACCGGTAA
- a CDS encoding GNAT family N-acetyltransferase, with the protein MLPTPVRLRPTKPADLEFFFQFQLDEKANYVAAFTPLDHTNREAYLAKFTQHLADPTIHMQTILVGETIVGSMATFVAGGRIEITYWIDRTFWGRGVATAALEQFLRLESARPVFGRVAFDNVGSQKVLERCGFVKIGTDKGFATARQTEIEEFIYRLA; encoded by the coding sequence ATGCTACCTACCCCCGTACGCCTCCGCCCAACCAAACCAGCCGACCTGGAATTCTTCTTTCAGTTTCAGCTTGATGAGAAAGCCAATTACGTAGCCGCCTTTACCCCCCTGGACCACACCAATAGAGAAGCCTATTTAGCAAAGTTCACCCAGCACCTGGCCGACCCCACTATTCACATGCAGACCATCCTGGTTGGGGAAACCATTGTCGGCAGTATGGCAACGTTTGTAGCAGGTGGGAGAATTGAAATTACGTATTGGATAGACCGAACTTTCTGGGGCCGGGGCGTTGCAACAGCGGCCTTGGAGCAGTTTCTGCGCCTGGAAAGCGCAAGACCCGTTTTCGGGCGGGTAGCGTTTGATAACGTCGGTTCGCAGAAGGTGCTGGAAAGATGCGGCTTTGTGAAAATTGGCACGGACAAAGGCTTTGCCACTGCGCGCCAAACCGAAATAGAGGAGTTTATTTACCGGTTAGCCTAA
- a CDS encoding S9 family peptidase gives MKKPFLTALALLPLAVSAQQTVYTPELLWKLGRLGEMQVSPDRRTVAYTVTRYSLSENKGNTDIWVVPVAGGAARQLTTTPTSESTLNWRPDGKLTFLSGEGGTDQLYVMNADGSGKQKLSEFTDEGPANLKYAPTGKFILYTQDVKTGKSVQDWYPDLPKADAKLIDDLNYRHWNVWDDFKSSHVFFQPVGDDGKPTGYGKDVMPGEKFDAPLAPLGGSEQLAFSPDGYRLAYTSRKLYGKAEAESTNSDIYLYDIREGKTQNLSEGLGGYDTEPSFSPDGSQVAWLSMATPGFESDRNGIVVYDFKTKKREDITNGSEQAAANIRWSPDGKTIYFVSVLEGTEQLFSIPSKGGKIRQLTKGAHNYNAFELAGNDVAIANKTTQAQPADLVRIDLKTGRETTLTRINEPELAGVKTGKTEARWVRTTDGKQMQVYVIYPPDFDPSKRYPTLLYCQGGPQSPITQSFSYRWNFQLLAANGYIVVAPNRRGLPGFGTEWNNSISGDWGGQPIRDYLSAIDAVSQEPYVDKDRRGCVGASYGGYSVYQLAGKHEGRFKTFIAHAGLYNLTSWYPSTEEMFFAKHDMGGAPWDATLHKSYTDFNPQLFAKNWDTPLLVIHGGKDFRVPEGQGMEAFGTAQLRGIPSRFLYFPNEGHWISKPQNSVLWNRVFFDWLARTLKPEAQAAK, from the coding sequence ATGAAAAAACCTTTTCTGACCGCGCTGGCGCTGCTGCCGCTGGCCGTTTCAGCCCAACAAACCGTGTACACGCCCGAGCTGCTCTGGAAGTTGGGCCGCCTGGGCGAAATGCAGGTGTCGCCGGACCGCCGCACGGTGGCCTACACCGTGACGCGCTATAGCTTAAGCGAGAACAAAGGCAACACTGACATTTGGGTGGTGCCCGTAGCTGGTGGCGCGGCCCGGCAACTCACTACCACGCCTACCTCCGAAAGCACCTTGAACTGGCGGCCCGATGGTAAGCTAACCTTTCTTTCCGGCGAAGGCGGCACCGACCAGCTTTACGTAATGAATGCCGACGGTTCGGGCAAGCAGAAGCTCAGCGAGTTTACCGACGAGGGCCCGGCCAACCTGAAGTACGCGCCCACCGGCAAGTTCATTCTCTATACCCAGGACGTGAAAACCGGCAAATCGGTGCAGGATTGGTACCCCGACCTTCCCAAGGCCGATGCCAAGCTGATCGACGACTTGAACTACCGGCACTGGAACGTGTGGGACGACTTTAAATCCAGCCACGTCTTTTTCCAACCCGTGGGGGATGATGGTAAGCCGACTGGCTACGGCAAGGACGTAATGCCCGGCGAGAAGTTCGACGCGCCATTGGCTCCGCTGGGTGGCTCCGAACAGCTGGCGTTTTCGCCCGACGGCTACCGCCTGGCCTACACCTCGCGCAAGCTCTACGGCAAGGCCGAAGCCGAAAGCACCAACTCCGATATTTACCTCTACGACATCCGGGAAGGCAAAACCCAGAACCTCTCGGAAGGCCTCGGCGGCTACGACACAGAGCCCAGTTTCTCGCCCGATGGCTCGCAAGTGGCCTGGCTGAGCATGGCGACGCCCGGCTTCGAGTCGGACCGCAACGGCATTGTGGTCTACGACTTCAAGACCAAAAAGCGGGAGGACATTACCAACGGCTCGGAGCAGGCGGCGGCCAACATCCGCTGGAGCCCCGATGGCAAGACCATCTACTTCGTGAGCGTGCTGGAAGGCACCGAGCAATTGTTTTCCATTCCGAGCAAGGGCGGCAAAATCCGGCAGCTGACCAAGGGCGCGCACAACTACAACGCCTTCGAGTTGGCGGGTAATGACGTGGCCATTGCCAACAAAACTACCCAGGCCCAGCCCGCCGACCTCGTGCGCATCGACCTAAAAACTGGCCGCGAAACCACGCTTACCCGCATCAATGAGCCGGAGTTGGCCGGCGTAAAAACCGGTAAAACCGAAGCCCGCTGGGTACGCACCACCGATGGCAAGCAGATGCAGGTCTACGTTATCTACCCGCCCGATTTCGACCCGAGCAAGAGGTACCCTACCCTGCTCTACTGCCAGGGCGGCCCGCAAAGCCCCATCACCCAGAGCTTCTCCTACCGCTGGAATTTCCAGCTGCTGGCCGCCAACGGCTACATTGTGGTGGCCCCGAACCGCCGCGGCCTACCCGGCTTCGGCACCGAATGGAACAACAGCATCTCGGGCGACTGGGGTGGCCAGCCCATCCGCGACTACCTCTCCGCCATTGACGCCGTAAGCCAGGAGCCCTACGTAGACAAGGACCGGCGCGGCTGCGTGGGGGCCTCCTACGGGGGCTACTCGGTGTACCAACTGGCGGGCAAGCACGAGGGCCGCTTCAAAACCTTCATTGCCCACGCCGGCCTCTACAACCTGACGAGTTGGTACCCTAGCACCGAGGAAATGTTCTTCGCCAAGCACGACATGGGCGGCGCGCCCTGGGATGCCACACTGCACAAAAGCTACACCGACTTCAATCCTCAGCTCTTCGCCAAAAACTGGGACACGCCCCTGCTGGTCATCCACGGCGGCAAGGATTTCCGGGTGCCCGAAGGCCAGGGCATGGAAGCCTTCGGCACGGCCCAACTGCGCGGCATCCCGAGCCGCTTCCTCTACTTCCCCAACGAGGGCCACTGGATTTCCAAGCCCCAGAACTCGGTACTCTGGAACCGCGTGTTCTTCGACTGGCTGGCCCGCACGCTCAAGCCGGAAGCACAGGCCGCTAAGTAA